One window of the Paenibacillus beijingensis genome contains the following:
- a CDS encoding YitT family protein, whose protein sequence is MSILKRGGRLRTIIPVLFGCAVYAFGLQYFVLPNQLMEGGVTGIAILLNYALGLKLSIMTIVLNVPLFVLGLRVLGKYSMMMTIIGTVGLSLFLALFEKAIQLGWIVPFRTSQDYILAALYAGVTLGAGLGIVFRFGGTTGGVDIAARVISKSKGWSMGQIILASDAIIIGLSLLYIPIEKVLYTLVSVFIASKLIDFIQEGAYAAKAFSIITVHGAEIARAITKEMERGVTLIPAVGAYSGGDKQIVYCVVSRQEIRMLRMIVTGIDPRAFIVINDVHDVLGEGFKDS, encoded by the coding sequence ATGTCAATACTGAAAAGAGGCGGCCGGCTCCGGACCATTATTCCCGTCCTGTTCGGCTGTGCGGTGTACGCCTTCGGGCTGCAATATTTCGTGCTGCCGAATCAGTTGATGGAAGGCGGCGTTACCGGAATTGCCATCCTGCTCAACTATGCGCTCGGACTAAAGCTGTCGATTATGACGATTGTCCTGAACGTGCCGCTGTTCGTGCTCGGACTCCGCGTTCTCGGAAAATACTCGATGATGATGACCATTATCGGCACGGTCGGCTTGTCGCTGTTTTTGGCCTTATTCGAAAAAGCGATTCAATTGGGCTGGATCGTCCCTTTCCGGACGTCGCAGGATTACATACTGGCAGCGCTGTACGCGGGGGTAACGCTCGGGGCCGGGCTCGGCATCGTGTTCCGGTTCGGAGGAACGACAGGGGGCGTCGATATTGCCGCCAGAGTCATTTCGAAATCAAAAGGCTGGAGCATGGGCCAAATCATTCTCGCTTCCGATGCCATTATTATCGGATTGTCGCTGCTTTACATCCCAATCGAAAAAGTGCTTTATACGCTCGTATCCGTCTTTATCGCGTCCAAGCTGATCGATTTCATTCAAGAGGGAGCCTACGCCGCAAAAGCATTTTCCATTATTACCGTTCACGGCGCGGAAATTGCCCGGGCAATTACAAAGGAGATGGAAAGAGGAGTGACGTTGATCCCTGCAGTGGGAGCTTACTCGGGGGGAGACAAGCAGATCGTCTACTGCGTCGTCTCCCGGCAGGAAATCCGCATGCTGAGAATGATCGTTACCGGTATCGATCCGCGCGCATTTATCGTCATTAACGATGTGCACGACGTGCTCGGGGAAGGATTCAAAGACTCCTGA
- the panB gene encoding 3-methyl-2-oxobutanoate hydroxymethyltransferase — protein sequence MSQPLTITKMKNMKEQRQPLTMLTAYDYPSARLAEEAGIDMILVGDSLGNVVLGYDTTIPVTLDDMVYHARSVARGAQSTFRVVDMPFMTARISREETLRGAARMMQEGHAHAVKIEGGEDIAEEVAACVRAGIPVMGHIGLTPQSVHQLGGFKVQGKWEKEAEALIRDAKALEQAGAFAVVLELVTEPLAEAITSSIGIPTIGIGAGRGVDGQVLVFHDLIQYASPYRPKRFVKTYADVGGTIREAIGQYVGDVRSGAFPEEKHAFPMESVIMKQLYGGGAAL from the coding sequence ATGAGTCAACCGCTTACGATTACGAAGATGAAGAACATGAAAGAGCAGCGGCAGCCGTTAACGATGCTGACCGCTTACGATTACCCGTCCGCCAGGCTGGCGGAAGAAGCGGGAATAGATATGATTCTCGTCGGCGACTCGCTCGGGAACGTCGTGCTCGGTTACGACACCACGATTCCGGTAACGCTGGACGATATGGTTTATCATGCCCGATCCGTAGCGCGGGGCGCGCAGTCGACGTTCCGGGTGGTGGACATGCCGTTTATGACCGCCCGCATCAGCCGTGAGGAGACGTTGCGAGGAGCTGCGAGAATGATGCAGGAAGGCCATGCGCACGCGGTAAAGATTGAAGGCGGAGAAGATATAGCGGAGGAAGTGGCCGCTTGCGTCCGCGCCGGAATTCCGGTGATGGGCCATATCGGTCTTACGCCGCAATCCGTTCATCAGCTGGGCGGCTTTAAAGTGCAGGGCAAATGGGAAAAAGAAGCGGAAGCGCTCATTCGAGACGCCAAAGCACTCGAGCAGGCAGGCGCGTTTGCGGTTGTGCTGGAGCTTGTAACGGAGCCGCTGGCCGAAGCGATTACCTCTTCGATCGGCATTCCGACGATCGGCATCGGGGCGGGGCGCGGCGTCGACGGCCAAGTGCTCGTCTTCCACGACTTGATCCAATACGCCTCGCCGTACCGGCCGAAACGGTTTGTGAAGACATACGCGGACGTCGGCGGCACAATCCGCGAAGCGATCGGCCAATATGTGGGCGACGTAAGAAGCGGAGCTTTTCCCGAGGAAAAGCACGCCTTCCCGATGGAAAGCGTCATAATGAAGCAGCTTTACGGAGGAGGCGCAGCATTATGA
- a CDS encoding DUF1405 domain-containing protein, whose amino-acid sequence MQMSYFWSRTFWTSRPVLWTLFIVNLLGTAYGYEWYWNQLVYTSRSGHPLWQLVFVPDSPTASLFFTLSLLYLIFRPAAPPRTVVRAFVEALGAVASIKYGIWAVVMIFAGAAQGDILEWQHWMLVVSHLSMAVEAVIFASFLSFGRVAALAAACWLFINDAVDYSYGIYPWLPDVLDDNVPAICVFTVGLTVFSLLLVYLLVIFRRIRQKEESGLIQEVPS is encoded by the coding sequence ATGCAAATGTCGTATTTTTGGAGCAGAACCTTTTGGACGAGCCGACCGGTTTTGTGGACTTTATTTATTGTCAATCTGCTGGGCACAGCTTACGGGTATGAATGGTACTGGAATCAGCTCGTATATACGAGCCGCAGCGGTCATCCTCTTTGGCAGCTTGTTTTCGTGCCGGACAGTCCTACTGCCAGTCTGTTTTTTACATTGTCACTGCTCTACCTGATTTTTCGCCCGGCCGCTCCGCCGCGGACCGTCGTCCGGGCGTTTGTCGAAGCGCTTGGCGCCGTCGCCTCAATCAAATACGGCATATGGGCGGTCGTCATGATTTTTGCCGGTGCGGCTCAGGGCGACATTTTGGAGTGGCAGCATTGGATGCTGGTTGTCTCCCATCTCAGCATGGCTGTTGAAGCGGTTATTTTTGCTTCGTTCCTGAGCTTCGGTCGTGTGGCGGCATTGGCAGCAGCCTGCTGGCTGTTTATTAATGACGCCGTCGATTACAGTTATGGCATTTATCCGTGGCTGCCGGACGTGCTTGACGATAACGTGCCGGCAATTTGCGTATTTACGGTCGGGTTGACCGTGTTCAGTCTGCTTCTCGTATATTTGCTCGTCATATTTCGCCGCATCAGGCAAAAGGAGGAAAGCGGTCTAATTCAGGAGGTTCCGTCATAG
- the bshB1 gene encoding bacillithiol biosynthesis deacetylase BshB1 encodes MNNEQVDILIFGAHPDDAEIGMGGTIAKHVQAGLKVGICDLTAAEMSSNGTVELRRQEAEAASAALGISARSCLNLPDRGLRPLPEQIGAIVAEIRLRKPRIVFAPYWQDRHPDHNACSALVEEAVFNAKLRRYMPELPPVQVKQLVYYYINDIKDVSLVVDISGYSDIKRTALSAYRSQFESGGPGSDIVQTPLNQRYLERVEARDSLLGQARGWSSAEGFAIKNPHAVSLFTEE; translated from the coding sequence ATGAACAACGAGCAGGTGGACATTCTTATCTTTGGCGCTCATCCCGACGATGCGGAGATCGGGATGGGAGGGACGATCGCGAAGCATGTGCAAGCCGGTTTGAAGGTCGGCATCTGCGATTTGACGGCGGCGGAAATGTCCTCGAACGGTACGGTGGAGCTGCGAAGGCAGGAAGCCGAGGCGGCGTCGGCTGCGCTCGGAATCTCTGCGCGGAGCTGTCTCAATTTGCCGGACCGCGGACTTCGTCCCCTTCCGGAGCAAATCGGCGCGATCGTAGCCGAAATCAGGCTGCGCAAGCCGCGGATCGTATTCGCGCCATACTGGCAGGACCGCCATCCCGACCATAACGCCTGCAGCGCGCTGGTGGAAGAAGCGGTATTCAACGCCAAGCTGCGACGGTACATGCCCGAGCTTCCCCCGGTTCAAGTGAAGCAATTGGTTTATTATTATATTAACGACATTAAAGATGTTTCGCTTGTCGTCGACATAAGCGGCTACAGCGACATTAAGCGAACCGCATTGTCCGCTTACCGGTCCCAGTTTGAGAGCGGCGGCCCCGGAAGCGATATTGTGCAGACGCCGCTTAACCAGCGTTATTTGGAAAGAGTGGAGGCGAGGGACTCGCTGCTGGGACAAGCCAGGGGCTGGAGCTCGGCCGAAGGTTTTGCGATTAAGAACCCCCATGCCGTGTCGTTATTTACCGAGGAATAA
- a CDS encoding CCA tRNA nucleotidyltransferase — MPVQPSGRLEPLPALIQEALPLLHRLAANGYQAFFVGGCVRDAAAGRPLADVDIATSALPADVMELFPDSIPTGLQHGTVTVKTGGKLYEVTTFRTESGYADHRRPQEVEFIADLHGDLLRRDFTVNAMALDPKGTIIDPFHGLEDLRSGVIRAVGTPRSRFTEDALRMIRAIRFASVFGFSISHRTWKALRECAPLLRYIAMERVGAELDKMMKGPSPASAAAWLHASGLLSHTKEPLPPAFTAARPAALGGLALLPDADDRWAALSLALEADSKSAGQLFRRLKFSKARADALMSKLIFHEAVDAEAKEWWSNPEPDDFSMRKMWVSAALACGITAVRSWLDMTERMTRLPERPERLARLRQWTMQIPENGVASLNVDGREIAGKLQERPGPWLGALMRRLLLEVAMDHVANEREPLLDWCRQWSREKENEHHER; from the coding sequence ATGCCGGTACAACCAAGCGGCAGACTGGAGCCGCTGCCTGCTTTAATTCAGGAAGCGCTCCCGCTGCTGCACAGACTGGCGGCTAACGGCTATCAAGCCTTTTTTGTCGGCGGCTGCGTCAGGGACGCGGCGGCGGGCAGGCCGCTTGCCGATGTCGATATTGCGACTTCCGCACTGCCGGCAGACGTTATGGAGTTGTTTCCGGATTCGATACCGACCGGTTTACAGCACGGCACCGTCACGGTAAAGACAGGCGGCAAACTGTATGAAGTGACGACGTTTCGCACCGAGAGCGGTTACGCCGATCACCGGCGGCCGCAGGAGGTTGAGTTTATCGCTGATCTGCACGGAGATCTGCTGCGCCGTGATTTTACCGTCAATGCGATGGCGCTCGATCCGAAAGGGACGATCATCGATCCTTTTCACGGGCTGGAAGATTTGCGCAGTGGCGTTATCCGCGCGGTTGGAACCCCCCGCTCACGGTTCACGGAGGATGCGCTGCGGATGATCCGCGCCATCCGTTTCGCTTCGGTGTTCGGCTTTTCCATTTCACACCGTACTTGGAAAGCGCTGCGGGAATGCGCTCCGCTGCTCCGTTATATTGCGATGGAACGGGTCGGAGCGGAGCTGGACAAAATGATGAAGGGGCCGTCCCCCGCATCGGCTGCAGCTTGGCTGCATGCCAGCGGACTGCTGTCGCATACGAAAGAGCCGCTGCCACCGGCCTTCACGGCAGCGCGTCCCGCCGCGCTGGGCGGATTGGCGCTGCTGCCCGATGCCGACGACCGCTGGGCGGCGCTGAGCCTTGCATTGGAAGCCGATTCCAAATCGGCTGGCCAATTGTTTAGAAGGTTAAAGTTTTCGAAGGCAAGGGCCGATGCGCTCATGAGTAAGCTTATTTTTCACGAAGCGGTCGACGCGGAGGCGAAGGAGTGGTGGTCGAATCCCGAACCGGACGACTTCAGCATGCGCAAGATGTGGGTGTCCGCGGCGCTTGCCTGCGGCATAACGGCTGTCCGCAGCTGGCTCGATATGACGGAGCGAATGACGCGATTGCCGGAGCGGCCGGAGCGGCTTGCCCGCTTGCGGCAGTGGACGATGCAGATTCCAGAGAACGGAGTTGCTTCGCTGAACGTGGACGGACGGGAAATTGCCGGCAAACTGCAGGAGCGGCCCGGACCGTGGCTTGGAGCGCTTATGAGGCGGCTGCTGCTGGAAGTGGCGATGGATCATGTAGCGAACGAGCGGGAGCCGCTGCTCGATTGGTGCAGGCAATGGAGCAGGGAGAAGGAGAACGAGCATCATGAACGTTGA
- the dapB gene encoding 4-hydroxy-tetrahydrodipicolinate reductase has protein sequence MNRSIKVAVAGASGRMGKEVVKMVLADESLSLAAAMAPSAKGADAGTAAGTEPCGITVDGDLETALGRGDIDVLVDFTVPQSAYSNTLEAITRGIRPIVGTTGLTQEQIRELDKLCKERGIGGLVAPNFSIGAILMMKFAAEAAKYFPHLEIIEYHGDQKLDAPSGTSVKTAELISQVRREMKQGNPKEEELIEGARGGYYDGFRIHSVRLPGVFAQQEVIFGAFGQTLKIRHDSYDRAGYMPGVNHAIKKVMNYEGLIYGFEHIMD, from the coding sequence ATGAACCGCAGCATTAAAGTGGCCGTGGCAGGCGCTTCCGGAAGAATGGGTAAAGAAGTCGTGAAAATGGTGCTCGCCGATGAGTCGCTTTCGCTTGCTGCCGCAATGGCTCCTTCCGCCAAAGGAGCGGATGCAGGTACTGCGGCCGGAACGGAGCCGTGCGGCATTACGGTGGACGGGGATTTGGAAACGGCGCTCGGCCGGGGAGACATTGACGTGCTGGTCGATTTCACGGTGCCCCAGTCGGCCTATTCCAATACGCTGGAAGCCATTACGCGCGGCATCCGTCCGATCGTCGGAACGACCGGACTGACGCAGGAGCAGATTCGCGAGCTGGACAAGCTGTGCAAGGAAAGAGGCATCGGCGGCCTGGTAGCGCCCAATTTCTCGATCGGCGCCATTCTGATGATGAAATTCGCCGCGGAAGCCGCCAAATATTTTCCCCATCTTGAAATTATCGAATACCATGGCGATCAGAAGCTTGATGCGCCGTCCGGCACCTCCGTCAAAACGGCCGAGTTGATTTCGCAGGTTCGCCGTGAGATGAAGCAGGGCAATCCGAAAGAAGAAGAGCTGATCGAAGGCGCGCGCGGCGGTTATTACGACGGCTTCCGGATCCACAGCGTCCGCTTGCCCGGCGTATTCGCACAGCAGGAAGTTATTTTTGGCGCATTCGGCCAAACGCTCAAAATCCGCCACGACTCTTACGATCGTGCCGGATATATGCCTGGAGTCAATCACGCAATCAAAAAGGTGATGAACTACGAGGGCCTTATCTACGGTTTCGAACATATTATGGACTAA
- a CDS encoding sporulation protein YpjB — protein sequence MPKRRPWIIMMLCAALLAVGALRGAYAEPAAGRTEPNTTVRKFQMTSGKLYELVKYGNRQQSYYALRDTKMWLKQPALRMLGTEEGWSALEKSLERGERAFTIAGSGSGDNGLTVAASQIRLASDALANPDSPLWQEYKGIVLEDLGRLSNAWKSRLDGQGGGSEGHAEMSLLAEHWTLLKPAALMTRPRQTVEEVEEKVGYTARLLQHANNEHFHEALTMQAIQSLESSMKGLFEFGTINEKPVIAADFPAASPPFWIYVIVWFVSAVLALVGWRNYRGGQNGVLIYPRKKQPEQKLGVVRK from the coding sequence ATGCCGAAGCGGCGGCCTTGGATCATTATGATGCTGTGCGCGGCGCTGCTTGCCGTCGGCGCGCTGCGCGGCGCTTACGCCGAACCTGCGGCCGGGCGCACCGAGCCAAATACGACGGTGCGCAAGTTCCAGATGACGTCCGGCAAGCTGTATGAGCTGGTCAAGTATGGAAACCGGCAGCAAAGCTATTACGCCCTTCGCGATACGAAGATGTGGCTAAAGCAGCCCGCACTGCGCATGCTCGGTACCGAGGAAGGCTGGTCTGCGCTGGAGAAGAGCCTGGAAAGAGGGGAGCGCGCGTTCACGATTGCCGGCAGCGGTAGCGGCGATAACGGACTGACGGTTGCCGCCTCGCAAATCCGGCTCGCTTCCGACGCGCTGGCAAACCCCGATTCGCCGCTGTGGCAGGAATATAAGGGCATTGTTCTTGAAGATTTAGGCAGGTTGTCGAACGCATGGAAGAGCCGGCTTGACGGACAGGGGGGCGGATCTGAGGGGCATGCGGAAATGTCGCTGCTTGCCGAGCACTGGACACTGCTGAAACCGGCGGCACTCATGACAAGACCGCGCCAAACCGTGGAAGAAGTGGAGGAAAAGGTCGGCTATACGGCCCGGCTGCTGCAGCATGCAAACAACGAGCATTTTCATGAGGCGTTGACCATGCAGGCGATACAATCGCTGGAAAGCTCGATGAAGGGGTTGTTTGAGTTCGGAACGATAAACGAAAAGCCGGTAATCGCCGCAGATTTCCCGGCCGCTTCGCCTCCTTTCTGGATCTATGTTATCGTTTGGTTTGTTTCGGCTGTGCTGGCTCTGGTCGGATGGCGAAATTACCGGGGTGGACAGAACGGCGTGCTTATTTATCCGAGAAAGAAGCAACCGGAGCAAAAGCTTGGAGTCGTCCGTAAATAG
- a CDS encoding nucleotide pyrophosphohydrolase: MAEKSLTEIQREVDRYISQFKEGYFSPLSLMARLSEEVGELAREINHTYGEKPKKPDEADNSIEMELGDILFILSCFANSLGISLTEAHDKIMHKFNTRDADRWTRKNSEPQS; this comes from the coding sequence ATGGCAGAGAAATCGCTAACGGAAATCCAGCGCGAGGTTGACCGCTATATTTCGCAATTTAAAGAGGGTTATTTCAGCCCGCTATCGCTGATGGCAAGACTGAGCGAAGAAGTCGGAGAGCTTGCCCGGGAAATCAATCATACATATGGCGAAAAGCCGAAAAAACCGGACGAAGCGGACAATTCCATCGAAATGGAACTGGGCGATATATTGTTCATTTTATCCTGCTTTGCCAACTCACTCGGGATCAGCCTGACGGAAGCTCATGACAAAATCATGCACAAATTCAATACGCGCGACGCGGACCGCTGGACCCGAAAAAATAGCGAACCGCAGTCCTAA
- a CDS encoding biotin--[acetyl-CoA-carboxylase] ligase, with the protein MNVEQMIRYFEQHDGGYVSGEALSQELNVSRTAVWKQIRKLEEKGYRFDASRRLGYRLRSKPDSLSAERIQERLTTVSFGRRIHLLGSVDSTQNVARQFAEEEAADGTLVIAEQQLSGRGRMGRQWVSPAGKGVWMSMVLRPRLPIHFAPQLTLLTAVALCRSLRTLTGLDIGIKWPNDLLIEGKKISGILLESAAEEERLRYVIAGIGISVNLEEDDYPQDLLPRATSLRIASGAAIDRTAVIASFLNEWEQLYQTYESSGFEPVRLLWEALSVSLHKPAVLITPQGKIEGVPVGLHDAGGLKVIESDGTERTVFSAEMGEPENRD; encoded by the coding sequence ATGAACGTTGAACAAATGATCCGCTATTTTGAGCAGCATGACGGCGGATACGTTTCCGGCGAAGCGCTCAGCCAGGAGCTCAATGTAAGCCGGACGGCTGTGTGGAAGCAAATTCGCAAGCTGGAAGAAAAGGGATACCGTTTCGATGCGTCCCGTCGTCTCGGGTACCGGCTTCGGTCCAAGCCCGACAGCTTGTCGGCGGAGCGTATTCAGGAAAGGCTGACGACCGTTTCTTTCGGGCGGCGGATTCATCTGCTCGGCTCCGTCGACTCCACGCAAAACGTCGCGCGGCAGTTTGCCGAGGAAGAAGCTGCGGATGGAACGCTCGTCATTGCCGAACAGCAGCTGAGCGGACGAGGCAGAATGGGAAGACAGTGGGTATCGCCGGCAGGCAAGGGCGTCTGGATGAGCATGGTGCTGCGTCCGCGGCTGCCGATTCATTTTGCCCCCCAGCTGACGCTGCTTACGGCGGTTGCGCTTTGCCGCAGCCTGCGCACTTTGACGGGGCTCGATATCGGAATCAAATGGCCAAACGATCTGTTGATAGAGGGTAAAAAAATAAGCGGCATCTTGCTGGAATCGGCAGCCGAAGAAGAGCGTCTGCGCTATGTGATCGCCGGCATCGGCATCAGTGTCAATTTAGAGGAAGACGATTATCCGCAAGATTTGCTTCCGCGGGCTACTTCGCTGAGGATCGCTTCGGGGGCCGCTATCGACCGGACGGCCGTTATCGCTTCGTTCCTGAACGAATGGGAGCAGCTCTACCAAACGTATGAAAGCAGCGGATTTGAACCGGTTCGGTTGCTGTGGGAGGCGCTCAGCGTGTCGCTGCACAAGCCCGCGGTGCTGATTACGCCGCAGGGGAAGATCGAAGGCGTGCCGGTCGGGCTGCACGATGCCGGCGGACTGAAGGTGATCGAGAGCGACGGCACCGAAAGAACGGTGTTTTCGGCTGAGATGGGGGAACCGGAAAACCGGGACTAG
- the mgsA gene encoding methylglyoxal synthase — MLNIAFIAHDRKKDEMVNFVTAYEPVFKEHKLYSTGTTGSRIMERTELTINRFMSGPLGGDQQIGAMVATNEMDLIIFLRDPLMAQPHEPDINALLRLCDVQGIPLATNIATAELLVKALQRGDFAWRELVHKYKPE, encoded by the coding sequence ATGTTGAACATTGCTTTCATTGCCCATGACCGTAAAAAAGATGAGATGGTCAATTTCGTAACCGCTTATGAACCGGTATTTAAAGAGCATAAACTGTATTCGACGGGAACGACCGGTTCGCGCATTATGGAACGAACCGAGCTGACCATTAACCGCTTCATGTCCGGACCGCTCGGCGGCGATCAGCAAATCGGGGCGATGGTGGCAACCAACGAGATGGATTTGATCATCTTTTTGCGCGATCCGTTAATGGCCCAGCCTCACGAGCCGGATATCAACGCGCTGCTGCGTCTATGCGATGTGCAGGGGATTCCGCTTGCGACAAACATCGCGACGGCCGAGCTGCTCGTAAAAGCGCTGCAAAGAGGCGATTTCGCCTGGCGCGAGCTTGTTCATAAGTATAAACCGGAGTAA
- a CDS encoding tetratricopeptide repeat protein: MDGESCVKKAYEFILDGDFEGAIGWFEMAIAADPGNASYHYKCSISCARSGKWDKALECVLKAVELDPGQEEYEYHLRTVQAKLLVIDFKAMTIGGSVEPPSAIEMLRRAVELDPLCFEAYYQLASAYLRMNRFDEAVEYAREALRLEPQHAETVKLLAKARRKQRLRKIRISRQN, from the coding sequence ATGGATGGTGAAAGCTGCGTGAAGAAGGCTTACGAATTCATCCTTGACGGCGATTTTGAAGGGGCGATCGGGTGGTTTGAAATGGCGATTGCCGCTGATCCGGGCAACGCTTCGTATCATTATAAATGCTCGATATCATGCGCCCGCAGCGGAAAATGGGACAAAGCGCTTGAATGCGTCCTAAAAGCAGTGGAACTGGATCCGGGGCAGGAAGAATACGAATATCATTTGCGCACCGTGCAGGCGAAGCTGCTCGTGATCGACTTCAAAGCGATGACGATCGGAGGCTCGGTTGAACCGCCGTCGGCTATCGAAATGCTGAGGCGCGCAGTGGAGCTGGATCCTCTCTGCTTTGAAGCGTACTATCAGCTGGCATCGGCCTATTTGAGGATGAACAGGTTCGATGAAGCGGTAGAGTACGCCCGGGAAGCGCTCAGGCTGGAGCCGCAGCACGCGGAAACGGTGAAACTGCTTGCCAAGGCCAGACGGAAACAACGATTGCGCAAGATCCGCATCAGCAGACAAAACTAA
- a CDS encoding menaquinol-cytochrome c reductase cytochrome b/c subunit → MAHGRKSNEKVVYVGDSRVRKREGERPVPPDYSSYPGRSEAFIPNFLLKEWMVGAVVLVGFLVLTIAEPAPLGYPADPLNAAFIPMPDWYFLFLYQLLKYPWVSGDYVVLGVVGVPGIAFGALLLAPFLDTGKERRFYRRPVAASLMLLSLISVIYLTKVSWDHYQYELKLTNTVPEHIEREEKAREAAQAGKAGVEEQKPSAPEAETALVDPNDPAVELTKKAACISCHGTDLKGSGSQVPSLHGIGERYSKEQLVDIVTNGKGSNMPAFKDTLNEGEIDQLASWLAKQKKAE, encoded by the coding sequence ATGGCGCATGGCCGTAAATCGAACGAAAAAGTTGTTTACGTCGGCGATTCCAGGGTCCGCAAACGAGAAGGCGAAAGGCCGGTGCCGCCCGATTATTCTTCCTATCCCGGCAGATCGGAAGCGTTCATTCCGAATTTCCTGCTGAAGGAATGGATGGTAGGCGCAGTCGTCCTTGTCGGCTTTCTCGTTCTGACGATTGCGGAGCCGGCGCCGCTCGGTTATCCTGCAGATCCTTTGAACGCCGCTTTTATTCCGATGCCCGACTGGTATTTCCTATTCCTGTACCAGTTGCTCAAATACCCGTGGGTATCCGGCGATTATGTCGTTCTGGGTGTTGTGGGCGTGCCCGGCATCGCGTTCGGGGCGCTGCTGCTCGCTCCTTTCCTTGACACAGGCAAGGAAAGGCGGTTTTACCGCCGGCCCGTCGCAGCTTCGCTGATGCTGCTGTCGCTCATCTCCGTCATTTATTTGACGAAAGTATCGTGGGATCATTATCAGTATGAGCTGAAACTGACAAACACGGTTCCGGAGCATATCGAACGGGAGGAAAAAGCGCGCGAAGCGGCGCAGGCGGGCAAGGCTGGCGTCGAAGAGCAGAAGCCTTCTGCACCCGAAGCTGAAACGGCTCTGGTCGATCCGAATGATCCGGCCGTCGAGCTGACGAAGAAAGCGGCCTGCATCAGCTGTCACGGCACCGATTTAAAGGGAAGCGGAAGCCAGGTCCCGTCTTTGCACGGCATCGGGGAACGATATTCAAAGGAACAGTTGGTCGATATCGTGACGAACGGCAAAGGCAGCAACATGCCGGCATTCAAAGACACGCTGAACGAAGGCGAGATCGACCAATTGGCATCGTGGCTTGCCAAACAGAAGAAAGCCGAATAA
- the bshA gene encoding N-acetyl-alpha-D-glucosaminyl L-malate synthase BshA — translation MGKKLKIGITCYPTLGGSGVVATELGKLLAEKGHEIHFITHSIPFRLGQFHKNIFFHEVEVNNYYVFRYPPYDLSLASKMAQVAKMQQLDLLHVHYAIPHAVCAYIAKQMAGDGFKTVTTLHGTDITVLAQDESLKDLIRLAIHKSDAVTAVSRDLIRETQELLDISVPIDLTYNFVDKRIYYPRDVSAFRSEYAAENEKILMHISNFRPVKRVGDVIDVFKRVREHVPSKLLLVGEGPELSKIQWQIRQLGLENDVHFLGKQEDVAQVISLADLMLLPSEKESFGLVSLEAMACGVPTIGSLAGGIPELVASGETGFLSPIGDTADMARNAVRLLTNPEMYRKFSEACIARARNRFCDKLITNEYEQIYYRVLGMKAPVPVPAVCED, via the coding sequence ATGGGGAAAAAACTGAAGATCGGCATTACTTGCTACCCGACACTGGGCGGTTCGGGAGTCGTCGCGACGGAGCTCGGCAAGCTGCTGGCGGAAAAGGGGCACGAAATTCATTTTATTACGCACAGTATTCCGTTCCGCCTCGGACAGTTTCATAAAAACATTTTTTTTCATGAGGTAGAGGTAAATAATTATTACGTATTCCGGTATCCGCCTTATGATCTCAGCCTCGCCAGCAAAATGGCCCAAGTGGCCAAGATGCAGCAGCTTGACCTGCTGCACGTTCATTATGCGATTCCGCATGCGGTGTGCGCTTATATCGCCAAGCAGATGGCGGGCGACGGTTTCAAAACCGTGACGACGCTGCATGGAACGGACATAACGGTGCTCGCACAGGACGAATCGCTCAAAGATCTGATTCGGCTTGCCATTCACAAGAGCGATGCCGTAACCGCCGTCTCCCGCGACCTCATCCGGGAAACGCAGGAACTGCTCGATATTTCGGTTCCGATCGATCTGACCTACAATTTTGTCGATAAACGGATTTACTATCCGCGGGATGTTTCAGCTTTCCGCTCCGAGTATGCAGCCGAGAACGAAAAGATATTGATGCATATCTCAAACTTCCGCCCGGTTAAACGGGTCGGAGATGTGATCGATGTGTTCAAGCGGGTAAGAGAGCATGTCCCGTCTAAGCTGCTGCTCGTCGGCGAAGGGCCGGAGCTGTCCAAGATTCAGTGGCAGATCCGACAGCTGGGATTGGAGAACGACGTTCACTTTCTCGGCAAACAAGAGGATGTCGCGCAAGTGATTTCGTTAGCGGATTTGATGCTGCTTCCTTCCGAGAAGGAAAGCTTCGGACTTGTCTCGCTCGAAGCGATGGCGTGCGGCGTCCCGACAATCGGCTCGCTCGCCGGCGGTATTCCCGAGCTGGTCGCGAGCGGCGAAACCGGCTTTCTGTCACCGATCGGAGATACGGCCGACATGGCGCGCAATGCAGTCAGGCTGCTCACCAATCCGGAGATGTACCGCAAATTTTCCGAAGCTTGCATTGCGCGGGCGCGGAACCGGTTTTGCGACAAGCTGATTACAAACGAATACGAGCAAATCTATTACCGCGTGCTGGGAATGAAAGCCCCCGTTCCCGTTCCGGCGGTGTGCGAAGACTGA